gaagaggagcaggaggaggaggaagaggcagcagtggctgtcaggaggagaagcaggaagtctgcagcagaagtgggcgaGCTGAAGGTCAGAGGCCGTCGGCAGAAAGATTTCGACCCAATGGCGGTGGGGGAAGACGAGGTGGACCCTCAGGACAATAGGGAGAAGACGGACCCTGTAATCTGGACTCAGAACCAACAGAAACTGTTGGAACTCGCTCTGCAACAGTTTCCCAGAGGAACCACAGAACGCTGGGACCGCATTGCGAAAGTGGTCCCTGGCAAGAACAAGGTGAGGCTGAAGACCTGACTGCCTGTTTGTTTACCATACAGGTAAACGGACTGTTgtctggttggttggttggttggttggttggttggttgattgattgattgattgattgattgattgattgattgactttGTTAAACCAGCAAACATCCTAACTAAGTCTCCAACAGCAGCACAAGCACATAAAACTGAGACAGATTAACAATCCATCAGGTTGaatacaaagacacaccatCGCATCAAGACCAGGTGATGCAGTGGAGACATTAGAGTGGAACTAATCTCAGTCCAGTCTTGTGTCTCTGTAGACTCTGCCTTTGGTGTCCAGCAGCTCCTGATAGAATAAGTCCctgtagctgctgaatgctCCACTGCGGTCTCTTAGTGTGTCTAAGCCTTTTAACTACTCTGTCTGTGAGGCTGACGCTCTGAACccgaacacacaaacatgagctGAAAGTCACTGTAAAGCTctgtgaagctgagaggagcCGATTCCTCTGATGGTTTGACACCAGAGACAGTAGAAACATGTGCAGAGGTGATTTCATGGCATCATTGAAaggagaaaatatatatttgtaatgtttgtttcagatgtgtcattttgttAAGAAACTAGGATTTATAGtgataaattgataaatattCCAGAAGTGGAGGACACACCGGGTCACACTGAGCCctccaacatacacacactcagttcatttacatgcacagcttgGTCAGATTATAGCCATAGTTTGACTATGTTGCGCtatcagacaactgcaattgtccaaGTATACATGACAGTGAGAAAATCGGTttactggccgaagcatgtcataccctggtacgataggtggcgctgtacccatttcaactagtggtaacagaaacacctctggCTGAtctctttacgtcaccagctgcctcggcattcgagaaagatggtgTAAGAGCGAGtagaagctacatctttgtacacttttTATATGGTGtgcatgataattacacaaactagatgcacaaaTGCGCTCTTGCTTGCAGTTATTTCGGAGGAATGACGCCGTCGCTAccgtccttctacttctggctcacggccctgataaaaaaaatcttgagccTGCGCAGGACATaaaaatccgatccgatctgatggaacGTATACGTAGTAATGCGACCATCAATCGAATGATCTAGGTGTGTTAATCTGGCTATGAGAAATCCGAAGCggtccaattttagtcagactaaggtgtatacatgcatcttaaaaatccgatcattgtcggactaacccagtaattcggttttcttgtgtgtcatgtaaacgcactgagtgtgtctgtgattgtCTGATCATTAAGTGATTGGGTCACTGAttgattcatgttgttttcttccagGAGGAGTGTATGATTCGTTACAAGATGTTGGCAGAGCTCgttcagaagaagaaacaggccAAAAGCTGATAAAGGGACATGACCCTTAACTtggcctcctcctgctgtgaccTCCTGACCCCAGGTGACCTGTCAGGTTAACTGTCAGCAGTGTGTATTGTTCTGTTCAGGTGAGCTGCCTCCTGATTGGACTGactgatatattttttaatctgtgtaACGTGGCGTCTCACctgctcagctgtgtttttataaCTTGTGTCAAAGGAAGCAGGTAACTTGTCTGAACCCACCTGACCAATGACCTCACAGCTTTATGTGCCTTAGCTCCGCTCAGCATGCTGTCAATCAACCTCTGTTCAACTGATCaataaaaagtatttattatCTCCtgtgctgtttcattttttttctgtttgaaaaatcTGTTATCGCTAACAAATTTATAGTTCTGCAGTAAACCGTTGAGTCTACAGGGCCAGTCATCAGCCAAGAAGCATTCTTGGTAATACCATGAAAAAACTGCTGTTAGACAGGagatcagacagacacacaactgaacttgtttcagtttgtggaAAGTGTCTCATGTCTGATCCAAGAGGCTTtttcagttctgactaactggGAAGCTGCAGGGTGCATCTAGACATAatgagtgtccttacagagtcctTACAGACACCTGTCAGTCAGGAtaggtgagctcaggtgtgaatggctgttgaactgtctggggagagaagtCAGTACAGCACTGTAGGTGGATGATAAGTGTGTCTTAAGCCTTAAGTTAATACAGAGGGACATTTCACAGTATAGAGAGGCAGCTGACCTctaactgcagctgcaacaTGGGAAGGATAATTATTACCAAATGTCTTTCAGTGTGGATACATGTTAGCATCGCTGAGAGAGGTTTATACAGAGACTTTAATTCACATTTATCACggaagagaaaacagctgtaCACTGACAGAGGAAATGTGAGTCTGGCTTTTaaaatttcagtttatttaggATGACCTCTTGAGATGCAGCATCTTGTTTTCGAGTTTTCGTGTGAATACAGATGATTAACTGATATAATGAGattagagttctcaacgggtcGGGCCGGCCCGACAAACCCGACCGGACCCGCAGGTTCGGGCCGGGTTCGGCCGAAAAACTACGCAAATGAGCCGGGTCTGGTCGGGCCTCGggcttcattttttattaaacatatttcttgcaggttgtaaattatatattgtttgttgtgaatcatcgcTGTTCACGTGTGTAAGTCTGGCTGCCAGTTCCCGGGGGGCAGACGCAGACCTGACGCTGCTGCATACGATAACAAgtgtatgaggaaaacaatgcaggcgcGCAGGGGGGCCGGGTTCGGGCCGGGTTCGGGCAGACAATTCAAGCTGGTGTGTCGGGATGCGTGGGGTTCGTGCTTAAAAACCCGCGGGCCGGGCCGGGTCGAgtttgtaattttcaggcctgTTGAGAACTGTAAATGAGATATAAATGATGGCGTTAACTGACTCCAGAAGATGGCAGtataatgaagaagaagaagaagaagaagaagaagaagaagaagaagaagaagaagaagaagaagaagaagaagaagaagaagcccgGTTCTTCCTGCCAGCAGAAGAACAAGTCAGTTAGCAGTAATTAGCTGATATCTGAACACGAACATACGAATTTAAAAGTCCAAACGTCATTGCTGCCGTAAGTCAacgtcacatttgttttgaggTTATTGTAgatatttaatctgttttaaaaGACCCAAAGTACGATCTGATAAACTTAAAACTGTCAAAGTTAAGCTAACCGGCTGCAGCTAGCTGCCTGATGTCGGACCTCAGAGTGAAAACAGTTAACATCAAAGCTAATCAGAGCTAACGAACTGATATTAATGTTcaaatttaatgaaaacacttggaattgattgtgtgtgtgtgtgtgattgtgtgtgtgttatatacaCATAATGACAACCACACCtaacctgtcagtcacacactgtGGTGATCAATAAAGCTAATGATTAGTTGATCGTTTTTAAGATTTGTGGGATATTTGTGGGATAATGATGAGCGGACATAACGTGAtgtcatatttgatcagcagTGGAAATGATCAAGAGATTCATGTAGAACCAATCAGCTCAAACCAACCAATCTATCTGTCTGTTCTCTCtacctccctctgtctgtctctctgtaccTGTCCTGTGTGTCTCCCTACCTGtatctctctacctgtctgtctgtctgtctgtcttcaggtGGGATGCAGCAACATGTCTCTCCAGGTGACTTTGCAGCAGAGGATCAGCTCTGCTCAGGTGTTGCTGCAGCGGGCGGAGCAGCTCTGTCCGGGGGCTGAAGGTCACCAGAAGCTGTGCGGTAAACTACGGGCGGAGCTTCGTTTCCTGCGACGGGTGGAGGCGGGAGAGTTGCAGGTCAAAGAATCTCACCTGCACAGCACCAACCTGACTCACCTGACAGCCATCGTGGAGTCGGCCCAGAGTCTGGAGGGCGTGGTCGGTCTGCTGCACGTCTTCACCTACCAGGACGCCACGGGCAGCAGGCAGACTCTGGTGGTGGATGTGGTGGCGAATGGTGGACACACTTGGGTGAAGGCGGTGGGCCGTAAGGCAGAGGCTCTGCACAATATCTGGCAGGGACGGGGCCAATATGGAGACAAAAGCATCATCAGGCAGGCAGAGGACTTCCTGCAGGCGAGCCACCAGCAGCCTGTCCAGTACCGCCACCCACACATCGTCTTTGCCTTCTACAATGGTGTCTCCTGCCCTATGGCTAACCGCCTCAGGGACATGGGAATCTCTGTCCGCGGGGACATTGTCGCTGTCAATGCcgtggtgatggaggagggaagagatgaggaagaggtggaggaagaagaggagcctgctgaggaagaagacgaagaggaggagcaggaggaggagtctGAGCTGACCCGGGTAGACCGTGGCACTGTGGTTGCCAGCCTGGCATTTCCTGctcaggtgcaggtggaggagtgTCGGCGCGTGAACCTCGACATCACCACTCTCATCACGTACGTGTCATCGCTGAGTCATGGCCGCTGTCACTTCACCTTCAGGGAGCCAGTACTGACAGACCAGGCAGCCCAGGAGCGTCGCCTGCAGGTGCTGCCACAGCTCGATGCCTTCATGCAGGGGAAGGAGCTGTTTGCCTGCCGTGCCGCTGTCCATGACTTCCAGGTGATCCTGGACACGCTGGGCGGGCCAGGCGAGAAGGAGCGAGCTCAGAAGCTGCTCGCTCGCCTCCAGCTGGTGGATGACCAGCCCTCGGAGCGCACGCTGCAGCTCACGCCCAGCGCCAAGGTCAACCAGCGCTCGCTCATGATCTTTGGCACCGGAGACTCTCTAAGAGCTGTCACCATGACGGCCAACAGCCGATTTGTGAGGGCGGCAGCCAATCAGGGCGTCAGATACAGCGTGTTCATCCACCAACCGAGAGCTCTGACTGAGGGCAAGGAGTGGAGGGCCACACCCATCTGACAGAGGCCCCGCCCACCAGAGACAGACACTTCCTGTGCAGGGGCTGATTGGGTTAACAAGGGGtaaaaattatatttatgtaaatatgaTTATCAATCTATATTCACAGATCAATAAAGCATCcctgtcacttcctgctctgctgtAATTTCTTCTAGGGGGTCACATGGCAGCAGGGGTGTGTTCTCATGTGCCTTCATATCATTACTTAGTGCTTTATTATAAGAACAGTCTGATGACTCAGAGCTCTTAATAAGTTAAAgcttgaaataaataacatgttatCAGGAAACTGTTGAATAGAAAAAGTCCATCTGATTGATTATCACATTATTGGCTTCCACATGACTCAGCATTGATTCTAATGACAGAGATGTTGTCAGattatgtttttcattcactGAAGTAAATGTATTAAACTATTGAAATGCAGATGATGAGCCTCTGCTAGCAAGCCTTCTCcgtgcttttaatttgaaaacctGAAAGCGGATGTGGGTATTTCGTGTTTAAACGAGTGCCTCCTATCGGCAGCCAGTTAGCCTGTAGGCTAGTTAGCAGATGGATGTTAGGAGTTAGTGAGTTTTGATTTTCTTGGATAAAATGCCGAGAGTTAGAGGTGAAGAGGAGCTCCGGACTCTGACGGAGGTGAGAGTAAAACTTTGACCCTCAGACTCGATtcaaaatcaaactttattaTTGAGAAACAACTTAAGCAACACGACTTGCTGCTAACCGGCTAATTACACAAGATTAGCTTGATGCTAAAAACAACCCGGTTAAtgcccccctctcctctcctctcctctcctctcctctcctctcctctcctcgtttCCGGTGAGCGTGAGTGGTTGGTGGTGGAAGTGCGAAAGGCGCGGATTTTTGAATCTGTCCTGTTTTTCggatttcactttttttttcacaatttctacTGTCCTTTATGTACATGATCTGGTaagttgtttctctttctttataaATTGAGTGTTTAAGGAGTAATCGGAGGGttctcagggttttttttggaggaatGGCGTCCTCCGGGACGCGTCCTCCTATCCGGCACGGAGCGAGGATAGTCCCGCCGGATGATAATGTTACTGTAGAAGAAGTTCTGCTAGCGGTCGGTGAGCAGGTAGGACATGAGAATCTCATTTTTGCCTCAAGAATGAACAAAGCAGTGGTCGTGTTTCTAAAAGAGGAGCCTCTTGTTCATTCTTTGATTGGGAGCGGAGTGTTCATTAAGGAGATGTTTGTACAGGTGTCCCCGCTGTCGGTCCCGTCCACTCGGATCACCGTCTCAGGTGTTCCGCCATTCATCCCGaatgagctgctggagaaggagctCCGCAGGTTTGGGAAGTTTGCTAGCGCATTTAAAACTGTCAGTTTGGGATGTAGAGATCCCAAACTGAAGCATGTGCAGTCGCTAAGGCGAcaagtgttcatgtttttggaCGCGCCTGATCAAACTTTAGACGTGTCTTTCAGAGTAAAGCATAACGACAGCTCCTATATGGTTTATGCGAGCGCTGGACACATGAAGTGTTTTGAATGTGGTGATGTGGGGCACAAGCGCTTTGCGTGTCCGCACAAGCAGCAGGCTGCGGGGGCTGACGGTGCATCGGAGGATGGTGCGGGGGCGCCGGCTAATGGCGCGGGGGCGCGGGGTATGTGGTTGTTTGAGGAACCCTTGCTCTTCAGCGAACTGCTGAAGAGTCAGACGTTGCAATCTGCCAGCCTGAGAACCAAATTCAGAGTGGCCGGCTGCACCAAACTGGGCCACCTACTGAGGATGACGTCAACATCTGTTGATGCACTGAGGGACAGCAGCAACTTCACCTCCAGCAGGATCATTAAAAGAGTGTTGGAGGAAGTCTGTGCCACCCTGCCACCACCGCTGAGAACATTTGTGAAAAAACGCTCGAACTGTGAACAGTGGAGCAAAGAGGGCGAGTACGTGTTTCCTTCTGTGTCCGTCACTCCTGCTCTGGGAGAatggcagcagggaggaggacagtTGCTGTCTTTTGAAAATCCTCGCCTAGACAAGTTTAAGGATGCGGGAACAAAAGACCTTTACCAGGCCTGTGTGAAGGTTCTTAACCTGAGCACTTTGGCAGGAGTGAGGGAGTCGAAGTGGGCCGAGTTTTTGGGTCCAGACGTTTCCCGAAAGGCAGTTGGCGGTCTCTGTACAAGCTGCCCGTTGAAAAGCGGACAGCAGACCTCCAGTGGAGGATTGTACATGGAGCGATAGCTACAAACAGATACAGAGCACACCTTGATCCTGAGCTGAGGGAGGGATGTGGGTTCTgtgcacaaacagaaacacttgagCATTTGTTTGTTGAGTGTCTTCGACTTGGTGAAATGTTcgttgttttaaaaaagtggttTGAGGGACTGGGGGAGGATttcagttttgctttatttatctttgGTCCAAAATATTGTGCGAAAAGAAAGACTGTGCACACCCTGATGAACTTTCTGAGTGCATCTGCTAAGCTAGCAATCTGGCTGACTCGCAGGAATCTCGCTCAGGGCGTCGGaagtgtggagctgctgccgGTCATGAAGGGTTTGGTGAAAGCCCGACTGAATGTTGAACATGCTTATTTTAAAATGGTGGACAACACTCTGGCTTTCAGTCAGATATGGGCTGTGGGCGGAGTTCTCTGCTCTGTGGGGGTGGATGGGgaattaatttttcatttttgaaacctttttgttttggccTCAAATGAAGAGGTGACAGTGAAATGGTTTCTCctgaaaactgtaaataaaggGATTTTTAAAACCTcaaacctctcctctcctcgcctcttctctccccttctctcctctcctctcctttcctctcctgtcccctcctctcctcttctctcctctcctctcctctcctctcctctttcctgtcattATGTCAGTGTCAATATTTTTGTCTCCAACCAGGGTGATATTCAGGGTTTGACACCCTGTCCTCATGAAAAGACATTATCTGCATAGGTGAATCAGGCAAAAAGTGAAACTCGTGGGTTGGACACAGTAATGttatgtcgctgctgtgacaaaagcATTTCTCcgtctgcaggacattaaaggatttctgattttgattctgattctaatcATCAGGCATTGCCAGGTCTACCTGGAGGACTTGAATGGGGGAAAGAGGGACTGAAGGTGTTCTGGGCACAGAGGGCTTTCAGAAAAAGAGTTGGGAGGGAGTGAAGGGTAAAGTGTGTGCTTTGTTGTCTAAATGGTAATGGTTGCTACCCCAGCTGTCATATAGAGGAAGAGTTCTAGTTGCCAATAATTTAGTTGCCTCGACAAACTAATAGCTTTGACACCACGAGAGGCCTGATAGAGGACAATCAAAGAACcatctttgactttttctgGCCTGGAAAACACTGGATCCTTGCAGCTGCCCTCTATCCACCTGTGGCTCAAGGGGGACAGGGACTGATCAGCATCCAGTCTAAGATCGCCTCTTTCAGACTCAGAACAGCACAAAAATGTCTTTACGACTGTCCCAAGCTGGTGCTTCACAGCTCGTTGGCTGCTTAGAAGAGCTGGCGGCTGAACTACGACAAACACCTGTTCATTCTACacccttcccctctctgtccatTACCCAGCTGTGAGGAAGTGGCAGGAGGGAGAAggtcagctgctgttgtttgaaaCTCCTCACCTAGACAAGTTTCAGACGGTGGAGAAAAAAGCACTTTATCACACCAGCGTCAAGACCCTAAATGTGCCATCTCTGGCAGGGATGGAGGAGTCGAGTTGGACTGAGTTTTTTGCGCATACATTTCCCTGAAAGGCCGCTGGTGGTCCGTGGAGGATTGTGCATGGTGCAATAGCTACAAACAGATACAGAGTGCACCTTGAGCCTgagctggggggggggtgttggtTCTGAGGGGACTGCTTAAGGCCCGATTGCGGATGGAGCATGCCTATTGTAAAATGATGGAGACTCTGCAGCCTTTTAAACATATATGAGCTGTTGGGGAAGTTTTGTGCTCTGTGGGGGAGGACGGGGAGCTGGGTATACATCTCTGAatctctctttgtgttgttggtggtgttgttattgttgtccTGAAGCAGGTGAAAGAGTGATTTTGTTTGCTTCTTGAAGTGGCTCAATAAAGGGACTTCTAATACCAAaacctctcctcctttctccactCTCCTCAGTGTCAGTACAGTTATCCAGTAGAAACTCTGTCTGATCTTCAGAAGGTTCGGTCGCTCTTCTCTGATCTACGTCTTTACGTTGATTTTTACTGTAAGTACAAAACCAACTCACTCACTGTCTCACTTGCTCACACATGCTTGCTTGTTCACTTGCTCACTTACTCACTAGCTTGTTAGTTAGCATTTTTGTTAGTTTGCTTGTTATTTAGGATATTAGTTAGCATGGGTGAATGCTGCAGAggcaacacaacagacatttctctgtgcaGCGTGATGTTTCAGTTGCGATCACTCGGTTTGAAAACACTGTCATGATCTGCCTCACATCCTGgttctttctgttgtttttaatccctCCATGTGGACAAACAATCACTGTAGGAGCAGCATGCTAATAGCAGAACAACATAGCAGCTCCCACTATCAGAAAACTGATCAGCAAGGTTCtaacacttcacacacagacCACGGAGTGACCCTGCCGCACAAACCTGCATTACCTGGTTTGGTCTGAATTGAAAACATGTACAGTTCAGTTTTTCTACAGTGGGGTTACTGGAGGTATTATATTACCCTCTAAGTCATCATCCGTGGTGATTTGTCACTGATGATTAAGGATGATTATTGATTTTGAATGACTTGAGGTGTGTTGTTGTCACCTCTCACAGGTTTTccacacaaagagaagaagaagcttgtTTACCTGGCTGGGACTGTTCCTGTTCACTATGAAGGTGAATCTCactttttgccattttgtgtcagtttaCTGTTACCAAAGTCTGTAACAGCTGATTGGACAGACACAACACCTTTCACCATGATCGCTGatctaaaccaaaccaaaccaaaccaacatGTATGTAACTTACACCACTTATACCAGACTCAATCATGTGTCAAAACCACATGAGGTCTGGATCGGTCTGGATCAGTCTGGTCTGGATTATTCAGGTCTGGATTATTCAGGTCTGGATCAGTCTGGTCTGGATTACTCTGGTCTGGATTATTCAGGTCTGGATCAGTCTGGTCTGGATAACTCTGGTGTGGATCAGTCTGGACTGGATTACTCTGGTCTTGATTACTGTGGTCTGGATAACTCTGGTGTGGATCACTCTGGTCGGGATAAATCAGGTCTGGATCAGTCTGGTCTGGATTACTCTGGTCTGGATAACCCTGGTTTTGATAACTCTGGTGTGGATCAGTCTGGTCTGGATTACTCTGGATCAGTCTAGTCTGGAT
Above is a window of Acanthopagrus latus isolate v.2019 chromosome 21, fAcaLat1.1, whole genome shotgun sequence DNA encoding:
- the c21h7orf25 gene encoding UPF0415 protein C7orf25 homolog, whose translation is MSLQVTLQQRISSAQVLLQRAEQLCPGAEGHQKLCGKLRAELRFLRRVEAGELQVKESHLHSTNLTHLTAIVESAQSLEGVVGLLHVFTYQDATGSRQTLVVDVVANGGHTWVKAVGRKAEALHNIWQGRGQYGDKSIIRQAEDFLQASHQQPVQYRHPHIVFAFYNGVSCPMANRLRDMGISVRGDIVAVNAVVMEEGRDEEEVEEEEEPAEEEDEEEEQEEESELTRVDRGTVVASLAFPAQVQVEECRRVNLDITTLITYVSSLSHGRCHFTFREPVLTDQAAQERRLQVLPQLDAFMQGKELFACRAAVHDFQVILDTLGGPGEKERAQKLLARLQLVDDQPSERTLQLTPSAKVNQRSLMIFGTGDSLRAVTMTANSRFVRAAANQGVRYSVFIHQPRALTEGKEWRATPI